The Cuculus canorus isolate bCucCan1 chromosome 16, bCucCan1.pri, whole genome shotgun sequence genome includes a region encoding these proteins:
- the LOC128853825 gene encoding uncharacterized protein C20orf204 homolog, whose translation MILPRVLSCAVLLLLLVAVLSRGKRCSIAKILRQYRAVIFHEIQNLKNLSGLADRSGLACRSNKGQKILLSIYNISMSLREVAAGTLRGPEELAVSKVARNTDFVLRENCRKISKTPLHISAQPRRRGPGRRRKQLREIRRKVERLATCWEKLYTLHAPHHGLQDS comes from the exons ATG ATTCTCCCGCGGGTGCTTTCCTGCGCtgttctgctcctcctgcttgtcgctgtgctgagcagaggcaAGAGGTGCAGCATAGCCAAAATCCTCCGGCAGTACCGAGCTGTCATCTTCCACGAGATCCAGAACCTG AAAAACCTGAGCGGGTTGGCAGACAGGAGTGGACTGGCTTGTCGTTCGAACAAG GGCCAGAAGATCCTGCTCTCTATCTACAACATCAGCATGTCCCTGCGGGAGGTGGCGGCCGGCACCCTGCGCGGCCCCGAGGAGCTGGCGGTGTCAAAGGTGGCCAGAAACACCGACTTCGTGCTCAGGGAGAACTGCAGGAAAATCAGCAAG ACCCCGCTGCACATCTCAGCGCAGCCCCGGCGGAGGGGACCCGGCCGCAGGAGAAAGCAGCTGCGGGAGATCAGGAGGAAGGTGGAGAGGCTGGCGACCTGCTGGGAGAAGCTCTACACCCTGCATGCACCCCACCATGGCTTGCAGGACTCATAG
- the LOC104060893 gene encoding ammonium transporter Rh type B-like: protein MAVLPSTSPRRLLPLSLGIFQGALLLFFTFFVTYDEPSVEAEDANLLANRHDSIYPLFQDIQVMLVVGLGLLLSFLPRYGLSALTHNFLLLNFSLQWALVLQGLIHHFQHGQVHLDLHSFLIAEFAAVTVLISVGAILGRTSPCQLLVVAACEVPVYLASEWAIITHLGVLDVGGTITIHIFSCYFGLGLSKGLFGGTRQPIHPKETPTRRSDLLSLVGTLILWVFWPSFVAVLCQPGDAQHRAILNTLLAMSASSVTTMVVSSLLDKDGKLSPGHLQNGSLAGGVAIGVVADMAMPPVAALALGSLSAVVCILGFRFFTPFLAKKLVLQDQGGIHNLHGLPGIIGAAASVVVILVTSKDTAGFHFSEGSLVKGNASEVAGRLWGDRGAGRQALCQGAGLAVAIGVSLLGGLLTGTALRLPCLARPPEQLCFDDLLYFKIQDGAESPEPASTTEEGALAVMEQV, encoded by the coding sequence ATGGCTGTGCTACCCTCCACCAGTCCCCGCCGTCTCCTGCCTCTCTCCCTGGGGATTTTCCAGGgtgctctgctcctcttcttcaCGTTCTTCGTCACATACGATGAGCCCTCAGTGGAGGCGGAAGATGCCAACTTGCTGGCCAACCGTCATGACAGCATCTATCCCCTCTTCCAGGACATCcaggtgatgctggtggtggGACTGGGGCTCCTGTTATCATTCCTGCCCCGCTACGGCCTCAGTGCCCTCACCCACAATTTCCTTCTGCTCAACTTCTCCTTGCAATGGGCTCTGGTGCTGCAGGGCTTGATCCATCACTTCCAACACGGCCAGGTCCACCTGGATCTCCACAGCTTCCTTATTGCTGAGTTTGCTGCCGTGACAGTACTGATCTCTGTAGGAGCCATCCTGGGGAGGACCAGCCCCTGCCAGCTCCTCGTTGTGGCTGCTTGCGAAGTCCCCGTCTACCTCGCCAGTGAGTGGGCCATCATCACCCATCTGGGTGTCCTCGACGTGGGGGGAACCATCACAATCCACATCTTCTCCTGCTATTTCGGCCTTGGCTTGTCCAAGGGTCTGTTTGGGGGGACACGGCAGCCGATACACCCCAAGGAGACCCCAACACGCCGCTCTGACCTGCTGTCCCTCGTGGGGACACTCATCCTCTGGGTTTTCTGGCCCAGCTTTGTGGCCGTCCTCTGCCAACCAGGAGATGCCCAGCACCGTGCCATCCTGAACACCCTCCTGGCCATGAGCGCCAGTTCTGTGACCACCATGGTGGTCTCCAGCCTGCTGGACAAGGATGGCAAGCTCAGCCCTGGCCACCTGCAGAACGGCAGCCTGGCTGGCGGGGTGGCCATCGGTGTGGTGGCTGACATGGCTATGCCGCCGGTAGCCGCTcttgccctgggcagcctctcaGCTGTGGTGTGCATCCTCGGCTTCAGGTTCTTCACCCCATTCCTAGCAAAGAAGCTTGTGCTCCAGGACCAGGgtggcatccacaacctccatGGCTTGCCTGGCATCATCGGCGCTGCGGCCAGCGTCGTGGTCATCCTGGTGACATCCAAGGACACAGCTGGGTTCCACTTCTCCGAGGGGTCTCTTGTCAAAGGCAATGCCAGCGAGGTAGCGGGGAGACTGTGGGGGGACCgtggggcaggcaggcaggcgcTGTGCCAGGGAGCGGGGCTGGCGGTGGCCATCGGTGTCTCGCTGCTCGGCGGGCTGCTCACCGGCACCGCGCTGCGACTGCCCTGCCTGGCCCGGCCGCCCGAGCAGCTCTGCTTCGATGACTTGCTGTATTTTAAGATCCAGGATGGGGCTGAGAGCCCAGAGCCAGCCAGCACTACCGAGGAGGGAGCCCTGGCTGTGATGGAGCAGGTTTAG